The genomic stretch AGAGGCTTATTCACAAGCGACGTGTCAACCAGCGAAACCTCCACTTGGGAGCGGCTGTGCATAAGCCTGCAAGAGCGGCCCGTAGCGTTCGGCAACACGAACGCTACGGGCGCGCTGACCTCGATACGTGCAACAGCAGCGCGTTCACCCGTCCGTGCGCGACCGGGTAACGACCACCCAGCGCATGCGCCAGCGAAACGACGACACCCAGACCGATGTTGCCAAAGCCACCGCCGCCGTGCAGGAGGCATTGCGCATGTGCACACGGGCCTCCAGGCCATCGATCCCACGCAACGACACCCAGATCGACGGCAACCACCGGCTCCGCGGAGCCTCTGCTGAGGACGAGTCGTGAAAAACAGGGATGCTGTTCCCGGATCTCCACGTCATAGCCTTCTTCTTGAAAGGCAGCGACGACTCGCTCCAGCGCCGAGGCGAATTCGTGCTGCGCGGACTGTGTGGTGAACAGGTCCACGTCCTCGGTAGGGCGATCGATGAATCCGTGTTCACGAATGGCACCAGACCCAGCCAGCGCGAACCCTGCTTCCGGGCCTGCCGCCTCCAGGGCAATCCTCGCGATCCTTCTCTGTTCGGAGGCATCCCGGCTCATGTGCGTACCCGGAGTTCGGGGAAACGCGTTTCCCACAGGTCCCGCACCCTCTGGTCCAGGTTGATCACGGGCCACAGCTCGATGAGACGATCCCGGTTGAGTAGACGTTCCTGTTCGGCCACCCGCCCTTCGGTGAGCAACGCCTGGTAGGCCATACGCCGCCCCCCACATCATCCACGTCGATCCCCACGCGATCCTCCTGCCAGCGAACCCCGTGCGGAAGGTCGATCAACCCGTGATAGGGGCCGCGCAGGGCGTCAAGAGTCGTCGGCGCATGGCAGGGCTTCACGTCCCGGAACCGAACACGTCCCGCAACCACACCGGTCACCATGAACCTCCCAGCGCTCGTGAGCCGTCAACATCTCGGCCTGTCGGACCAGTGTAATGAGGTCGCATCGCTGGCCATCAGGTGATCCGCGGTCCCGGCGCCGCCGCCATGATCCGGAGACACTATCACGCCCCTACTTCACGACGTGAAGACCCAACCCCTCACGCGATCCTGCGCAGGATGCCCTTCAGGTCGTCGGGCGAAGGCGCCACCGGGGTGGTCGTGGTGCAGCCATCGGCGAGGGCCGCGGCCACCAGGCCGTCCTCGTCGCGACGCAACACATCGGATGCGACCTTCAGGTCGCTCAACCGCGACGGGATGCCCAGCCTCGACCTCAACCGTTCGACCGCACCGACCAGCGACGTCACCGCCGCCCGCCCCCTCGCCGAGGGGTACAGCAGCCTGCCCAGGCGGGCGTAGCGTTCGGCGGCGCGGTCGCTGCGGGATGCGTTGAATTCGATGACGTGCGGCAGCAGCAGCGCGTTCAACCGTCCGTGCGCGATCGGATAGCGGCCGCCCAGCGCGTGCGCCAGCGAGTGGACGATACCCAGGCCAACGTTGTCGAAAGCCATCGCCGCCATGCAGGACGCGTTGTGCATGTGGGAACGCGCCTCCAGGTCGTCGCCGTGGGTGTAGCAGCGCTCCAGGTTCCCGAACACCAATTCGACGGCCTTCTCCGCCAGCGCATCGGAGAAGTCGCAGGCCTCCAACGCCACATACGCCTCCGTGGCGTGGGTGAGCACGTCCATGCCGGAATCGGCGGTGATGTGCGAAGGCACCCCGACCACGGCCTCCGGATCCAGGATGGCCAACCCTGCCACCAGCTCGCTGGAGGCGATCGGGACCTTCGTGTGCGTCTGCTCGTCGGTGACCACGGCAAACGACGTCACCTCCGAGCCCGACCCGCTGGTGGTGGGGATCGCGACGATCCCCTCCGGCGCCCCGAAACCGGCGTCGAGCGCGGCCTTGTGCATTACCTTCGTGGCATCCATCACCGACCCACCGCCGTAGGCGACGACCACATCGGGCCTGGACTGCAGATACACCGACACCCCGGCGCCGATCTCGGATGTGGTGGGGTTCGGTTTCACACCCGTGAAGGTCGTCACCTGCTCACCGAGCCTGTCGACCACCTTCCGGTACACGTCGGTGGTTGCCAGGAAGTCGTCGGTCACGAGGAACACGGGCCTGCCACGAAACTCGTCGAGCGCCTCCAACGCCGCCGCACCCAGCCGCACCCTGGTGGCCAGCCGGAACTCTCTCATCTCCTGCTCCTGTTCTTCTGCATACCCGAGGGTCCTCCCTGACCGGCGGGACAGGTTGCCCGCGGGGACATCGTCGTCACGAGTGGCGCATCCGAGGTCGCCGGGCCGGCCTCACGGGCGGCGCGGATCATCCAGCGTAGAAGGTGCGCCGAGGGGCGGGACGTGGTCATGCCGCCCTCCCGGAATGTTCCCTGCGGTACTCGGACGGGGTCATCCCGATGTGTTTCTTGAACTGCCGCGAGAAGTAGTTCAGCGGCGTGAAATCCAGCTCCGCGGCGATCCTGAGCACCGGTTTGTCGGTGTGGATGAGCACGAACTTCGCGCGCTCCAGGCGTTTGGCGGTCACGTAGTGGATGAAGCTGGAGCCAGTGCGTTCCTTGAACTTCCTCGCGAAATGCGACTCCGACCACATCAGGTAGGAAGCTGCCTTGTGCAGCGTCAGGAACGACGACGGATTCTTCTCGATCTCGTTCAGCAGCGTCGTGATGCTGCGTTCCCCACCCCGGGCTGCGGGCTCGAGGAGGTCGTGGACGCGGATCAGCAGTTTCTCGCAGTACACCTGGCATTCGTATCGGTTCATCGGGCCGCGTCGGCGTCCCCGGTGGCGGGTGACGATCTGGGAGATGTCGCGCCCGAACTGCACAGCCTCACTCGTGGCGATGCCGATCATCATGTCCTCGTATTCGGACAGCTCCCTCGGATCCACCTTCTGGCTCCAGCGCGGCAGCAGATGGTCCAGGTAGTCGCCAAGCAGCTCCAGGTTCGCGGCTGCGTTGCCCTGTGCGACGTTGCGGGCCATCACCGGGGCCTCCAGCGAGATCCGTCGCTTCACCGACTCGACGGGGATCAGCGGCAGGGGTTTCCGGATTCCCGCCAGCAGCGGGGCGAGTGCCGCGTCGTCACTGGGACCCGGAATCCGCCGGAGCCTGCCCAGCACCGTCCCCGCAACCGCGAAATCCGCCTCGCCGAGAGTGGAACCGAGTTTCGCGTTCGCCAGGCCGACGACCTCGTTGGCCGCGGCCTGCAGCTTGCCGAGGTCGACCACGGCCACCTGATCCAGCAGCTTCGCGGTCTCCGAGTGTTCCAGCACCTCCGAGGCACCCACAATCTGCTGGAGCTGCTGCTGCCCCTCGGTAAGCAGCACCTGCCCGGCCATCACCGCGCCCAGATACTGCGCACCCCACATGATCGAGACGGAAAAATCCACCAGGCCCGCATGACACCGGTACACGACCGGACGTCCCTCGATGGCGCTCTGCAGCCCGCCGTGGGCGTCGCAGCTGTAGCACTTGGCGCGGATCGCGGGATCGCGACGCAGGTACTGGCACAGGGTGCTGAACCGCGACGCCTCCGTGACGGGACGACCCATGGAATCGACGGTGATCATCGCCAACCCGGTGGAGGTGGCGAAATCGTCCTGGATGCGCTGCAACTCCTCGACGTCAATGAGATTGCGCAGATCGAGGGCGGCAGCCGCGTTGCCCGCGACCGGGTTCACGATGAAGTCCGGCACAGCACCTCCTGCACGCGTTTGAATCCCTTGCCTGTGATCGAGTCGACCGCCACGATCTGGTGGGCACCGGCCCGCGCCAGATGGTCGACGGCGTTGTGCACCTGGGTCTCGGTGGCCACCCCGGCATGGGTGACGACCCCCAGCACCTCGCGGTTGAAGGTGGTGGCAAATCCCGGCGGGAAACGGGTTTCGTCGCTGGTGGCGGACTGCACCAGCACCACCACGTCCACGTCGTAGGAGGCCAGCATCAGGGCGTGTTTGTAGCGCCCCACCTCCAGGTACTCGCCCGGGGTGTCGATGGCGGAGGCGAAGGTCTCGATGGCCTGGGTCTTGGCGTACTCGATGGGCAGCCCTTGGAGACGCTGCCTGAATGTCGTCTTGCCGGCTCCAATGCTGCCGACAAGCAGGATCGACCTCATGCCCTACGTCACGTCCTCGTCAACGGCGCCGGGGTGAAGCCGAGAATGGACTGGAGGGTGGTGACGATCCCCGTGACGGCGGACTCGACGTCGGCGAGCTGGCCGGTGATGAGCAGCGACCCGGAGAAGCGGTCGACGAAGGCCAACTCGACTCCCGCCGACTTGGTGGCGATGTCGGCGGCGATCACGGCGGCCTCACCCGGTGTGATGGTCAGCACCCCGATGGCCCCGCTGCTTCCCGCGGGAAGACCGATCTTCGGGTACAGGTGCGGATCGGGATTGGCTATCACGTGGGCGAGCGTGACCTGCTTGCCAGGCACGAACTCCTGGATGATGCGCGTTTTGTCGGTCAACTCGGTCATCAATCGCTCCTCTGGGTTGCCCTCACGATAGGGGCACTTCCGGTCGGGTTCAACGTTGCACGCATTCTCGAAGCAAGAATGTGTAACAACCGGAAGAAACTGTGTATCGGAACCTGCTCTATGGTGTCGGGACAGGCCCAATTGGCCTGCCGCTAGGACTAACGACGAAGGAGTCAGCATGCAGGAAGCGCTCGGAATGGTCGAGACGAAAGGCTATGTCGGAGCGGTTGAGGCCGCCGACGCCATGGTCAAGTCCGCGAATGTGTCCCTCGTGGGCAGCGAGAAGATCGGTGCCGGCCTCGTGACCGTGCTGGTGCGCGGCGACGTCGGCGCGGTCAAGGCCGCCACCGACGCGGGCGCCTCGGCGGCGGAACGGGTGGGTGAACTCATCAGCGTGCACGTGATCCCGCGTCCCCACAACGACGTCGAGAAGATCCTCCCCACCCAGGCCAAGTAGGAGAATGAGCAATGTCTGAGGAACTGATCAACAAGGTCTTGGCCGAAGTGGTCAAGAAGATGGGCGGCGACGCCCCCGCGCCCTCCGCCACACCTGCCCCCGCTCCCACGCCCGCAGCCGGGACCCTGCCCGCCGTGACCGAATTCGTCGGCACCAACGTCCTGGGTGACACCATCGGCATGGTCATCGCCAACGTCGACCCGAAGCTGCGCGCGATGATGAAACTGGAAAAGGACTTCCGCTCCATCGGGATCCTCGGTGCCCGCACCGGCGCCGGCCCGCACATCTTCGCCGCCGACGAGGCCGTCAAGGCCACCAACTCCGAGATCCTGACCATCGAGCTGCCCCGCGACACCAAGGGCGGCGCCGGTCACGGCTCGTTGATCATCTTCGGCGCCGAGGACGTCTCCGACGCCCGCCGCGCCGTCGAGGTGTCCCTCGGGGAGCTGGACCGCACCTTCGGTGACGTCTACGGCAACGACGCGGGCCATCTGGAGTTCCAGTACACCGCACGCGCCTCCTACGCCCTCAACAAGGCGTTCGGAGCCCCGATCGGCAAGGCCTTCGGCATCACCGTCGGCGCCCCCGCCGGCATCGGTGTCGTCCTGGCCGACACCGCCGTCAAGGCAGCCACCGTCGACGTCATCGGCTACGCCAGCCCCGCCGGCGGAACCAGCTTCTCCAACGAGGTCATCTCGTTCCTGAGCGGCGATTCGGGTGCCGTCCGGCAGGCCATCATCGCCGCCCGCGAGGTGGGCATCCCCCTCCTCGGTGCGCTCGGCGCCACGCCCGAATCCACCACGACCCCCTACATCTGAGGACCGATCTGATGCGTTCCAAGAGGTTTGAGGCGCTCGACGCGCGCCCCGTGAACCAGGACGGGTTCGTCAGCGAATGGCCCGAGGTGGGCCTCATCGCCATGGACTCCCCCAACGATCCGAAACCGTCGATCACACTGACCAACGGGCTCGTGACTGAACTCGACGGCAAGACCCGCGACCAGTTCGACATGATCGACACCTTCGTCGCCGATTACGGCATCAACCTGGAGCTGGCGGAGAAGGCCATGGCCATCGACTCCCTCCAGGTGGCCCGCATGCTGTGCGACATCAACGTGCCCCGCACCGAGATCATCCCGCTGACCACCGCCATGACCCCGGCGAAACTCACCGAGGTCGTCGGCAACATGAGCGTGCTGGAGATGATGATGGCGGTCACGAAACTGCGTGCCCGCAAGCAGCCCGCCAACCAGTGCCACGTCACCAACGTCGCCGACAACCCCGTGCAGATTGCCGCCGACTCCGCCGAGGCCGCGCTGCGCGGTTTCGCCGAGCAGGAAACCACCGTCGGTGTGGTCCGCTACGCCCCGTTCAACGCGCTGGCGCTGCTGGTCGGCGCCCAGACGGGACGTCCCGGCATCCTCACCCAGTGCGCGGTCGAGGAGGCCACCGAGCTGCAGCTCGGCATGCGCGGACTGACCGCCTACGCCGAAACCGTGTCCGTCTACGGCACCGAGGCGGTGTTCATGGACGGCGACGACACCCCCTGGTCGAAGGCCTTCCTGGCCTCCAGCTACGCCTCCCGCGGCCTGAAGATGCGCTTCACCTCCGGCACCGGCTCCGAGGTGCAGATGGGCTACGCCGAAGGCAAGTCCATGCTGTACCTGGAGGCCCGCTGCCTGTTCGTGACGAAGGCCGCCGGCTCACAGGGCACCCAGAACGGTTCCGTCAGCTGCATCGGTGTGCCCGCGGGCGTACCCGGCGGCATCCGCGCCGTGCTGGCCGAGAACCTGATCGCCACCATGCTGGACCTCGAGTGCGCCTCCAGTAACGACCAGACCTTCACCCACTCCGATCTGCGCCGGGTGTCGCGGTCGCTGATGCAGTTCGTGCCCGGCACCGACTTCATCTGCTCCGGCTACTCCTCCACCCCGAACAAGGACAACATGTTCGCGGGCTCCAACTGGGATGCCGAGGACTTCGACGACTGGAACATCATCCAGCGCGACCTGCGCGTCGACGGCGGCCTCACCCCCGTGCTGGAGGAGGACGTCATCGCGGTTCGCCGCAAGGCCGCCCGCGCCCTGCAGGCCGTCTTCGACGAGCTGGGACTGCCGGCCATCACCGACGCCGAGGTGGAGGCCGCCACCTACGCCCACAGCTCCGATGACATGCCCAAACGCAACGTCGTCGAGGACCTGAAGGCCGCCGAGGACATGATGAACCGCGAGGTCACCGGCGTGGACGTGGCCAAGGCGCTGTCGCGAGGCGGTTTCGAGGACGTCGCCGAGGCGGTGTTCAACCTCCTGAAACGCCGCGTCGCGGGCGACTACCTGCACACCTCCGCGATCTTCGATGCCGACTTCAACGTGATCTCGGCCGTGAACTCGCCCAACGACTACCACGGCCCGCAGACCGGATACCAGATCGACGACGAGCGGTGGAACCAGATCAAGACCATCCGTCAGGCCATCAGCCCCGAGAGCATCTGAGGTGAGCCATGAGCATTGATGTGAACACCCTCAAGCAGATCATCGCGCAGGTGGTCCAGGAAATGGCCACCGAGGACCAGGCCGCCGCGGCCCCAGCGTCGAGCACCCCGTCCCCCACCTCGGGGGGCACCGCGACGATGACCGCCACGGCTGCGGGGAAACTCACCCTGGCCGAGACCGGTCCTGCGGAGCGCGGCGCCGACCCGAAGGAAGTCGTGGTCGCAGTCTCCCCCGCATTCAGCACCCTGATCCACGAGACCATCATCGGCCTGCCCCACGCCGACGTCCTCAAGGAGATCGCCGCGGGCATCGAGGAGGAGGGGCTCAAACACCGGTTCGTGAAGATCTACAAGAGCGCCGACGTCGGTTTCATCGCCCACCAGGCGGCGAAGCTGTCGGGCTCCGGCATCGGGATCGGCATCCAGTCGCGCGGCACCACGGTCATCCACCAGAAGGACCTGCCGCCGCTCAGCAACGTGGAGCTGTTCAGCCAGTCCCCGCTGATCGACCTGGAAACCTTCCGCGCCATCGGCAAGAACGCGGCCAAGTACGCCAAGGGCGAGTCGCCACAGCCCGTGCCGATCCGCAACGACCAGATGGCCCGTCCCAAGTACCAGGCCATCGCGGCCCTGCTGCACAACAAGGAAACCGCCCAGTGCGACCTGGCCAAGAAGCCCCAGGCGCTGCGGGTCAGCACCGCCTAGGAGAGCCACCATGGATCAGGAACAACTCATCCGCCAGATCATGTCGGAGGTCATGAAGTCCCTCGGGAACGACTCCGTGTCCTTCGCCAAGAACGCCCCGGCACCCGCCGCCCCGACCCAGGCCCCCGCTGCGGGGACCCGACGGATCGGTCGCGACGAATACCCGCTGGCCGAGAAACACCCGGAGCTGGTGAAAACCAACACCGGCAAGGCCCTCGACGACCTCACCTTCGAGGACGTCAAGTCGGGGAAGCTGAGCCCTCTCGACTTCCGCATCTCCTCGGAGACCCTGGAACTCCAGGCCCAGGTGGCCGACGCCGACGGACGCCAGACCCTGGCCCGCAACCTGCGTCGCGCCGCCGAACTGGTGGCGGTGCCCGACGCCCGGCTGCTGGAGATCTACAACGCGCTGCGCCCGTACCGCTCCACCAAAGCGGAGCTGTACGAGATCGCCGACGAGCTGGAGGGTCAGTACGGCGCGAAGGTGAGCGCGGGATTCGTCCGTGAAGCCGCCGACGTCTACGAGGCCCGCGGACGTCTGCGCGAAGACTGAGAAACACGAGACAAGGAGGCGAGGACGATGGCGAAACTGGTCGCTGGCATCGACATCGGCAACGCGACCACCGAGGTGGCGCTCGCTGAGACTGGTGCCGACGGACAGGTGAGATTCCTGTCCAGCGCCATCGTCCCCACCACCGGCATCAAGGGAACCAGCACCAACATCCGTGGGCTGTTCCGCTCCCTCACCGACGCCCTGAACAAGGCGGGACGCCGCATCGAGGACCTCGACTCCATCCGCATCAACGAGGCCGCCCCCGTGATCGGCGACGTCGCGATGGAGACCATCACCGAGACGATCATCACCGAATCCACGATGATCGGACACAACCCCTCCACCCCGGGCGGCCTCGGCATCGGGGTGGGGACCACCATCGCCCTCGACGAGCTGCCCGACGCCCCCGCCGGGCAGCCCTACATCGTCGTGGCACCCCGCACGATCCCCTACGACCAGGTCGCGGCCCGGCTGAACTCCGTCGCCGAGCGCCTGGAGGTCACCGGCGCGATCCTGCAAGCCGACGACGGCGTGCTGGTCCACAACCGCCTGACCCGCAAGATTCCCATCGTCGACGAAGTGCGCCTGATCGAGAAGGTGCCGCTCGGGATGCTGGCCGCCATCGAGGTGGCCGACGTCGGGCGCATCGTCGAGACCCTGTCCAACCCGTTCGGCATCGCGACCCTCTTCGGTCTGGAGGCCGAGGCCACCCGCTCCGTGGTGCCGCTGGCCCGGTCCCTGGTGGGCAACCGTTCCGCCGTGGTCATCAAAACCCCGGAAGGCGATGTGCAGGAACGCCGCATCCCCGCGGGCCGCCTCACCTTCCACGGCGCCAACACCCTCGACGTCGACGTCGACCTGGGTGCCGCCGAGATCATGGACGTCGCCTCCCGGATCCGCGACCTCTCCGACATCACGGGCGAACCCGGCACCAATGTCGGCGGCATGATGGAGAAGGTGCGCGTGACCATGGCGCAGCTGACCAACCAACACACCCGCGACATCCGCATCACCGATCTGCTCGCCGTCGACACCCGGGTGCCGCAGCAGGTGGCGGGCGGCATCGCCAACGAATTCTCCATGGAGGCCGCCGTCGGCATCGCCGTGATGGTCAGGACCGACCGCCTCCAGATGGAACGGATCGCCTCCGAACTGGCCGCCGAAATCGGTGTGCCCGTCGAGGTCGGCGGCGTGGAGGCCGACATGGCCATCCGTGGCGCGCTCACCACCCCCGGCACAGCCGCCCCCATCGCGATCCTCGACATGGGCGCTGGTTCCACCGACGCCTCCGTCATGCGCCCGGACGGCACCGGCACCTCCATTCACCTGGCAGGCGCCGGGAACATGGTGACCCTGATGATCCAGTCCGAACTCGGCCTCGACTCCTTCGACCTGGCCGAGGACATCAAACGCCACCCACTGGCGAAGGTGGAGTCGGTGTTCAACATCCGTCACGAGGACGGCACCGTGCAGTTCTTCGAGGACCCGCTGCCCGGGCACGTCTACGCCCGCACCGTGGTGCTCAAACCCGACGGCATGGTGCCCCTCGACGTGGACCTTCCCGTCGAAACCATCCGCCAGGTCCGCATCCGCGCCAAGGAACAGGTCTTCGTCAACAACGCGATCCGCGCCCTGCAGCGCGTCTCCCCCACCTCGGAGGTACGCGGCATCGACTTCGTGGTGCTCGTCGGCGGTTCCGCCCTGGACTTCGAGATTCCGCAGCTGGTCACCCGGGCCCTGGCCGACTACCGGGTGGTGGCCGGGCGCGCGAACATCCGCGGCGTCGAGGGACCCCGCAACGCCGTCGCCACCGGCCTGGTGCTGGGGGGTGAGTCGTGACCGACGAACGTCCCACCATCAACCTCGCCGTCCATGAGGGCGTCGGCGACGAGCAGCTCACCCAGGTGCTCCTCGGCATCGAGGAGGAGGGTGTGCCGAGTCGCGTGGATCGCCTCTCGGAGCTCAACCCCCTGGTCCTGGCGCACCGCGCCGCCACCTCGTCGCGGCTGGGCATCGGCTTGGGAATCGCCCTCGACTACGTGGTCATCACCACCGAGAAACTCCCCGAGCAGCGCCCCTACCTGGCACACTTCCTGGGGCGCAGCGAACAGGCGGACCGAATCATCGGATCGAACGCCGCCCGCCTGGTGAAAAGACTTCCCCTCCGTGAACCCGAAAGGAGCCAGTGATGCAAGCACTGGGGAGCATTGAAGTGGTGGGCCTCGTCGCTGGCGTTGAAGCCGCCGACGTCGCCTGCAAAACCGCCGACGTCACCCTGATCGGCTACGAACTGGCCAAGGGTGGCGGCTACGTCTCCATCAAGGTCGAGGGTCAGGTGGCAGCTGTCCAGGCGGCCATGGACGCCGCCGAGGTGGCGGCATCGAAACTGACCCGCGTGGTCAGCAAGATCGTCATTCCCCGGCCCCACCCGGAGCTGGAACCCCTCGTCTTCTCAGCCGCGACCGTGGGGCTGGCCACGCCCACCCCCCAGGCGAAGGCGACGACGAAACCCGCCGCCACGACCAAGGTCAAGGCCAAGGCGCCCGGGGCAACCACGCCCGCACCGAAGGCCAGGGCGGCGGAGAAATCCGGCCCCGCCCCCGCGCCGAAGGCCAACGCGAAACCCGAGCCGACACCGCGCCCCGAACAGGCGCGGCCCGCATCCGGCTCGGACCAGAAGTCCGCACCCGAATCGGATCCGAAACCGGGTGCGACACCCAAGAACCCCGCGGAGACCACCAAGGCTCCCCGGACATCCACCACCAGGAGGAAGCAGTCATGAGCAATGCTCTCGGAATGATCGAGACCAAGGGCTACGTGGGGGCCGTCGAGGCCGCCGACGCCATGGTCAAGTCCGCGAACGTGACCCTGATCGGCAGCGAGAAGATCGGCGCCGGCCTGGTCACCGTGATGGTGCGCGGCGACGTCGGTGCCGTGAAGGCCGCCGTCGACGCCGGGTCGTCGGCAGCCGCTCGGGTCGGCGAGCTGATCTCTCAGCACGTCATCCCGCGTCCCCACGGTGACGTCGAGAAGATCCTGCCGCAGTCATGACCGACGCGCTCGTTGCCGAGATCACCAGCCGGGTCCTGGAGCGGATCGCCGCCCTGGACCCGCGCAAGGTGATCGTCGGCATCTCCAACCGGCACGTTCACCTGTGCGACGCCGACTTCACAACCCTGTTCGGTTACACCGCACCGAAGGTCAAGAAGCACGTGCGTCAGCGCGGCGAGTTCGCAGCCGAGGAGACCGTGACCCTGCACGGTCCCCGCGGCACCATGACCCGGGTGCGTGTGATGGGTCCCAACCGTCCCGCCACCCAGGTGGAGTTGAGCCGCACCGACTGTTTCGCCCTCGGCATCAAGGCGCCGATGGCCCAGTCGGGGCATCTTGAGGCCGCCGCTCCCGTGCGCATCGAAGGTCCTCTCGGCAGCATCGAATGCGACCACGCGGTGATCGTCGCGGGCCGTCACATCCACATGGGCCCCCACGACGCAGCCGCCCTCAACCTGAAGGACCAGGACCGCGTGAGCGTCCAGTTCGGGGGAGAGCGTGGGGCGCGTCTGGACAATTTCCTGATCCGCGTCAAGGACTCCTACTTGGCAGAGCTGCACCTCGACACCGATGAGGGCAACGCCGTCGGAGCCAAGACCGGCGACTACGTAACAATCTGTCTGGACCGATAACGATGACGACGAACCCCCAGACCAGAATCAACCGATTCGCGGAGCTCGTGCGAACCGGGAAGGTCGCACACAAGAACGCCAAGCGCAGCGGGCTGCGGCTCGCCGTCGACCTGGGAACGGCCAACATCGTGTTGGCCGTGGTCGACAGCAGCAACCGGCCCGTCACGGGAGGTTGGCGACACGCGAACGTGGTGCGCGACGGCATCGTCGTCGACTGGCTGGGGGCCGTCACCAACGTCCGGGAGATCCTCGCGGAGATCCAGGACAGGCTGGGCCACACCTTCACCGAGGCCGCCGTCACCATCCCACCCGGGATCAGCGAAGGCACCGTGAAGGTGTTCACCAACGTGCTCGACGCCTGCGAACTCACCCCGTGCGAGGTGGTCGACGAGCCCGTTGCCGCGGCCCGGGCCCTCGGCGTGACCGACGGCACCATCATCGACATCGGCCACGGCACCACCGGGGTGTCGCGGCTGCGTGACGGGGTGGTCGACTTCTCCACCGACGAAGCCACCGGCGGCCACCACATGACGCTGGTGCTGTCGGGGGCACTCGGGATGGACTACGACGAGGCCGAGGCGTTCAAGTGCGACCCCGCCAACGTCCACACCGTCTTCCCGGTGGTGCGTCCCACCCTGGAGAAGATGGCCACCATCGCTGAGCGGGCGCTCGGCGGCACCGACCCGGGCACGGTGTATCTGGTAGGTGGTTCCGCCTCCTTGCCCGAGGCTCCTACAGTGTTCGAGAAGATCCTCGGAGTCACGGTCGACCGGCCCGAGGAACCCCTTTTCCCCACCCCGCTGGGGGCGGCCATGAGGAGTGCCAGATGAACGAGGAACAGCTGCGGGAGCTGATCACCAGGATCGTGCGCGACGTGCTCGCTGAACAACCCCGGCAGGAAACCCCGGCCACGGGCAAACCCAACGCGCTGGTGCTGTTCTCCGGTGCCCTGCTCGGTTTCGACGCGGCCCTGGAGTCGCTGAAACGGACCTCGGCACACGTCAACCTCGACTGGCGACAGACCGAGTCGGCCTCCCGCATCCTGGACCAGGAACGCATCGCGGCCCTGGGCATGACCCCGGTCGAGACGTCGCTGGTGCAGGCCCACGACCTGCTCATCGTCCCCACCCTCACCGCGAACCTGGCCGCGAAGGTCGCCCACGGCATCGGCGACTGCCTGGCCAGCAACGTGGTGGCCGAGTTCATCATGACCAACAAACCGGTGGTTGTGGCCACCAACGCCGCTTGTCCCGACTCGGCGGACAAACGCGGCTGGTTCCCGCAGATGCCGTCGGGCTACGCGGCGATGCTGCGTGAGAACCTCGCCGCCCTGACATCCTTCGGGGTGCACCTGGCGACCGCGGAAACCCTCGACCGGGTCGTCGGGGAGGTCGCGGGCGCGGG from Arachnia propionica encodes the following:
- a CDS encoding nucleotidyl transferase AbiEii/AbiGii toxin family protein yields the protein MSRDASEQRRIARIALEAAGPEAGFALAGSGAIREHGFIDRPTEDVDLFTTQSAQHEFASALERVVAAFQEEGYDVEIREQHPCFSRLVLSRGSAEPVVAVDLGVVAWDRWPGGPCAHAQCLLHGGGGFGNIGLGVVVSLAHALGGRYPVAHGRVNALLLHVSRSARP
- the pduA gene encoding propanediol utilization microcompartment protein PduA yields the protein MQEALGMVETKGYVGAVEAADAMVKSANVSLVGSEKIGAGLVTVLVRGDVGAVKAATDAGASAAERVGELISVHVIPRPHNDVEKILPTQAK
- a CDS encoding EutP/PduV family microcompartment system protein encodes the protein MRSILLVGSIGAGKTTFRQRLQGLPIEYAKTQAIETFASAIDTPGEYLEVGRYKHALMLASYDVDVVVLVQSATSDETRFPPGFATTFNREVLGVVTHAGVATETQVHNAVDHLARAGAHQIVAVDSITGKGFKRVQEVLCRTSS
- a CDS encoding PocR ligand-binding domain-containing protein, giving the protein MPDFIVNPVAGNAAAALDLRNLIDVEELQRIQDDFATSTGLAMITVDSMGRPVTEASRFSTLCQYLRRDPAIRAKCYSCDAHGGLQSAIEGRPVVYRCHAGLVDFSVSIMWGAQYLGAVMAGQVLLTEGQQQLQQIVGASEVLEHSETAKLLDQVAVVDLGKLQAAANEVVGLANAKLGSTLGEADFAVAGTVLGRLRRIPGPSDDAALAPLLAGIRKPLPLIPVESVKRRISLEAPVMARNVAQGNAAANLELLGDYLDHLLPRWSQKVDPRELSEYEDMMIGIATSEAVQFGRDISQIVTRHRGRRRGPMNRYECQVYCEKLLIRVHDLLEPAARGGERSITTLLNEIEKNPSSFLTLHKAASYLMWSESHFARKFKERTGSSFIHYVTAKRLERAKFVLIHTDKPVLRIAAELDFTPLNYFSRQFKKHIGMTPSEYRREHSGRAA
- a CDS encoding 1-propanol dehydrogenase PduQ, which codes for MREFRLATRVRLGAAALEALDEFRGRPVFLVTDDFLATTDVYRKVVDRLGEQVTTFTGVKPNPTTSEIGAGVSVYLQSRPDVVVAYGGGSVMDATKVMHKAALDAGFGAPEGIVAIPTTSGSGSEVTSFAVVTDEQTHTKVPIASSELVAGLAILDPEAVVGVPSHITADSGMDVLTHATEAYVALEACDFSDALAEKAVELVFGNLERCYTHGDDLEARSHMHNASCMAAMAFDNVGLGIVHSLAHALGGRYPIAHGRLNALLLPHVIEFNASRSDRAAERYARLGRLLYPSARGRAAVTSLVGAVERLRSRLGIPSRLSDLKVASDVLRRDEDGLVAAALADGCTTTTPVAPSPDDLKGILRRIA
- the pduB gene encoding propanediol utilization microcompartment protein PduB, with the protein product MSEELINKVLAEVVKKMGGDAPAPSATPAPAPTPAAGTLPAVTEFVGTNVLGDTIGMVIANVDPKLRAMMKLEKDFRSIGILGARTGAGPHIFAADEAVKATNSEILTIELPRDTKGGAGHGSLIIFGAEDVSDARRAVEVSLGELDRTFGDVYGNDAGHLEFQYTARASYALNKAFGAPIGKAFGITVGAPAGIGVVLADTAVKAATVDVIGYASPAGGTSFSNEVISFLSGDSGAVRQAIIAAREVGIPLLGALGATPESTTTPYI
- a CDS encoding BMC domain-containing protein; protein product: MTELTDKTRIIQEFVPGKQVTLAHVIANPDPHLYPKIGLPAGSSGAIGVLTITPGEAAVIAADIATKSAGVELAFVDRFSGSLLITGQLADVESAVTGIVTTLQSILGFTPAPLTRT